The region TCTAGGTAACAGCATACGGGATACTAGGGCTCACTAAACAACCATGAACTACCTACAACTGAAAATTGTGGTCATCTACTACAGTTACTAGCCATACATATTGAAAGGAATGAAACAaagcacttttattttatttattttttattttttatttggagcACCAGAACAGTTATCACTGGATGAACACGGTTCCAGAATACAGTGCATGTTGTAATACTGGTTTTGGTGTCACAAAGGCAGTGTTCTGCCTTGCAAGGATGGGGGAGGTCCTAATTCAGCCACCACAGGGGCTGAATCGCTTTACGCTTCCTTCACATACGTCCTCACAGCCACGATGTCATTCATCATGCATCTCTGGAACGAAAACAGTTTCCAGGTTAATTGCCTTTTCAGAAAGAAATTTAGCTGCAATTATTTTAACTTCTAACAAAGCACGTCACAGAAAAACAAGCGCACAGCAGCcattatcttttcattttagaTTAAGCTGAATCACATCTGTGAAGTACGTTGGTATCAAATCCCAGACATTGTAGCACCGAGTAGCCGCTGTGAATGCCTTATTGTTGGTCTGTTGCCTTTGTTAAACACTGGCCCTTTGGCTCTTGACAATGCTGTATATTTAATGTCCAGACATAGTCTAATGTACCTTAGCAAAACCATACTACGAGCAATGAgtttataaataaatttaaaacgaaacaaatttcagaatgaaaataCTCACCGCTATTAATTTGCCATCCTCTACACTTCTCTCTATCGACGTGTTTTTTCCATcccatgtttgtttttgaacGAGCTTGCCGTTTTCCACGGTAATTATGGTCTGCAAAACAGACATGAGTAATATTACAAGGAGTCAACTTAAACTCAATGAGCGATAAGACGCCTAGCGTTAGTCACCTTGGTTTTCCTGTCATCGGCTGTTGTTTCATCGAATTCTTCGttcaatttgaatttgactTCGGTGGTCTTGAATGTACTCTGTGACTTCATAATGATAATTCCCTTGTCGTCCACGCTGATGATCAGGCTTGGTTTAGCCATGTTGCCCATCTGTCGGGTGGCAAAACCTACACCTGCAAAACCGAGATTTCATACCGTGATACCGATCATGTCACGCTTTTCATTCATTCTAAGCtctaacgtagctagctagctaacgttacaaaaACGAACAAAGGAAATCAAATGCAAGATGCATGGAATTGAACTAGCGATACATCAGTTTGCATACAACTAAAAGCAATTTTGGCTAGCGA is a window of Conger conger chromosome 1, fConCon1.1, whole genome shotgun sequence DNA encoding:
- the fabp4b gene encoding fatty acid binding protein 4b, with the translated sequence MVDSFVGTWKMSSSENFDDYMKALGVGFATRQMGNMAKPSLIISVDDKGIIIMKSQSTFKTTEVKFKLNEEFDETTADDRKTKTIITVENGKLVQKQTWDGKNTSIERSVEDGKLIARCMMNDIVAVRTYVKEA